A window of Haloimpatiens sp. FM7315 contains these coding sequences:
- a CDS encoding response regulator transcription factor, with the protein MEVIVKEKIILIIDDEEDLLNLLETVLKKEGFRKILTAQTGSEGLSLFKSMNPDLVILDIMLPDKEGYEICKKIRETSSIPILFLSAKTEEVDRILGFALGGDDYVTKPFSPKEVAYRVKAHLKRSSMKLTKEKKLCFGPFEVDESRMEIKKNGKLLDLKPKELKMFLYMLKYPNQIISKERICDDIWGEDYIGFDNTIMVHIRRLREKIEDNPSKPKYIVNVKGLGYKLVVEDE; encoded by the coding sequence GTGGAGGTTATTGTAAAGGAAAAAATTATACTAATTATAGACGATGAGGAAGATTTATTAAATTTATTAGAGACTGTTTTAAAAAAAGAGGGATTTAGGAAGATATTGACTGCCCAAACAGGCAGTGAAGGTCTTTCTTTGTTTAAGTCTATGAATCCTGATTTGGTAATTTTAGACATAATGCTCCCTGATAAAGAGGGGTATGAGATTTGTAAAAAAATTAGGGAAACCTCTTCTATACCAATTTTGTTTTTATCTGCTAAAACTGAAGAGGTGGATAGGATACTTGGATTTGCCCTTGGAGGGGATGATTATGTTACAAAACCTTTCAGCCCAAAGGAAGTAGCCTATAGGGTTAAAGCTCATTTAAAAAGAAGCAGTATGAAATTAACCAAAGAGAAAAAATTGTGCTTTGGCCCCTTTGAAGTTGACGAAAGCAGAATGGAAATAAAAAAGAACGGTAAACTACTGGACCTTAAACCTAAGGAACTAAAAATGTTTTTGTATATGCTAAAATATCCAAATCAAATCATAAGTAAGGAAAGAATTTGCGATGACATATGGGGAGAAGATTATATTGGTTTTGATAATACTATAATGGTACACATAAGAAGGCTTAGAGAAAAAATTGAGGATAATCCATCAAAGCCTAAGTATATTGTTAACGTTAAGGGGCTTGGATATAAATTAGTAGTTGAGGATGAATAA
- a CDS encoding TlpA family protein disulfide reductase, which produces MTGVPTTVFVDDEGKVVGKTIVGSRSKEDYKKAILDLIAEKNSYK; this is translated from the coding sequence GTGACAGGGGTTCCAACTACAGTATTTGTAGATGATGAAGGTAAAGTCGTTGGAAAAACAATAGTAGGAAGCCGAAGTAAAGAGGATTATAAGAAAGCTATTTTGGATCTTATTGCAGAAAAAAATAGTTATAAATAA
- a CDS encoding TlpA disulfide reductase family protein, which translates to MSKKEEVSYSSKIEFKTKTLNGEDIESGVFKDYKLTMVNIWATFCGPCVKEMPELQELYKDLKKENVNILGIIADTPNAENEDLAKEIVEKKGLSIKI; encoded by the coding sequence ATTAGCAAAAAAGAGGAAGTATCATATAGTTCTAAAATAGAGTTTAAAACTAAGACCTTAAATGGAGAGGACATAGAGAGTGGTGTATTTAAAGATTATAAACTTACTATGGTAAATATATGGGCAACCTTTTGTGGACCTTGTGTAAAAGAGATGCCAGAGCTTCAAGAGCTTTACAAGGATCTTAAGAAGGAAAATGTAAATATTCTTGGCATTATTGCTGATACTCCAAATGCAGAAAATGAAGATCTTGCAAAGGAGATTGTAGAGAAAAAAGGGTTAAGTATAAAAATATAA
- a CDS encoding ABC transporter ATP-binding protein, protein MNKLEIKNLTKAYGKKKANNNITITFENGVYGLLGPNGSGKTTFMKQITTLTEPTSGKIIYNGKNIMELGDEYRDVIGYLPQEFGVYKNFSAQDFLKYVAALKGLDGREAKEKIKELLDIVGLYQVKNKAIGKFSGGMKRRVGIAQALLNDPKILVLDEPTTGLDPQERTRFRNLISKISRDKIVILSTHIISDIESIARETVMIKDGEMLMKGSHEEILEAMKGNVYIIKTRNENEAIDIQNKYKVVNIQRGAIDIELRVIGDKMPLYENVQSVEPRFEDVYMFYFDLENTKEV, encoded by the coding sequence ATGAACAAACTTGAAATAAAAAATTTAACAAAAGCTTATGGTAAAAAGAAGGCTAATAATAATATAACAATTACTTTTGAAAATGGTGTTTATGGACTTTTAGGACCTAATGGTTCTGGTAAAACTACATTTATGAAGCAAATCACAACTTTAACTGAGCCAACAAGTGGAAAAATTATATATAATGGAAAAAATATAATGGAGTTAGGTGATGAGTATAGGGATGTTATAGGATATCTTCCACAGGAATTTGGAGTGTATAAAAACTTTTCAGCACAAGATTTTCTAAAATACGTAGCTGCTTTAAAAGGATTGGATGGAAGAGAGGCTAAAGAAAAAATAAAAGAACTTTTAGATATTGTTGGATTATATCAGGTTAAAAATAAGGCAATTGGTAAATTTTCTGGAGGTATGAAAAGAAGGGTTGGAATAGCTCAGGCTCTTTTAAATGATCCTAAAATCTTAGTGTTAGATGAACCAACAACAGGTCTTGATCCACAGGAGAGAACAAGATTTAGAAATCTAATATCTAAAATATCTAGAGATAAGATTGTAATACTTTCAACACATATAATTTCAGATATTGAGTCCATTGCCAGGGAAACTGTAATGATAAAAGATGGTGAAATGCTTATGAAGGGGAGCCATGAGGAAATTTTAGAAGCCATGAAAGGGAATGTTTATATTATAAAAACTAGAAATGAAAATGAGGCAATTGATATTCAGAATAAGTACAAAGTTGTAAATATTCAGCGTGGTGCTATAGATATAGAGCTTAGAGTAATAGGGGATAAAATGCCACTATATGAAAATGTTCAATCTGTAGAGCCTAGATTTGAAGATGTATACATGTTCTATTTTGATTTGGAAAATACTAAGGAGGTATAA